One stretch of Clavibacter michiganensis DNA includes these proteins:
- a CDS encoding Na+/H+ antiporter subunit A — translation MIVLLAVFLVASVGIPLLARVMGVRAFVVAALVPAAAFAYTVAQGPAVLPDGEVVERVEWIPSLGITLDMRMDALSWLLSLVVTGVGALVLLYCARYFRSSEEGLGRFAGLLVAFAGVMFGLVLADDVFVLFTFWEATSVLSYLLIGHYTGKKASRGAALQALLVTTAGGLAMLVGLVILSVTGGTTSLAALVADPPGGPLIPVAVVLILLGALSKSALVPFHFWLPAAMAAPTPVSAYLHAAAMVKAGIYLVARLAPGYADVPGWRVLLVSLGVATMLVGGWRALKQMDLKLVLAYGTVSQLGFLTVVVGYGTRDAALAGVALLLAHALFKATLFLVVGVVDHRAGTRDLRKISGLGRKAPVLAVVAALALASMAGLPPFLGFVAKEAVLTAFLTDAELGGGLGWVALIGVSVGSCLTVAYSARFMWGAFARKRGVDEVQPVHEHLDFLVPPAVLAATGLVLGFLASSVDGWIAGYADTLPAVSAGASGEPDHTYHLALWHGIEPALLISAGTLVVGLTMFRLRDGVFALQSRVPSWIDAARIYWASMRLIDRVAARTTATTQRGSLPFYLGVILLVLIGSVGSALALNRSWPTTAVPFDHPAQPVIGVVMIVAAIAAARAGKRFQAVVLVGVTGYGMAALFALHGAPDLALTQVLIETITLVAFVLVLRRLPVRLGERNRSVHPIWRASIGIAVAALMSTVAVVALGARVASPISLEFPRLAYEQGHGSNVVNVTLVDLRGWDTMGEISVLIVAATGVASLIFLNRRTDSLPRLTAPSRRSLLARLTGRHDPSSAGAEAPLEVEAGVGGPRMDARDAVTDSHRDQRSPWLLAGRTLAPQNRSILLEVVVRLLFHSLIVVSVYLLFSGHNLPGGGFAGGLLAGMALVARYLAGGRYELGAAAPVDAGRVLGTGLVFAVGTAIVPLVFGADALTSTWIDTEVPFVGHVEFVTSTFFDVGVYLVVVGLTLDVLRSLGAEVDRQEESDRTVEQGADGMETEQGVSV, via the coding sequence GTGATCGTCCTCCTCGCGGTGTTCCTGGTCGCCTCCGTCGGCATCCCGCTGCTCGCCCGCGTCATGGGCGTGCGGGCGTTCGTCGTGGCCGCCCTCGTGCCGGCCGCCGCGTTCGCGTACACGGTCGCGCAGGGCCCGGCCGTGCTGCCCGACGGCGAGGTAGTCGAGCGCGTCGAGTGGATCCCGTCGCTCGGCATCACGCTCGACATGCGGATGGACGCCCTGTCCTGGCTCCTCTCCCTCGTGGTCACGGGCGTCGGCGCCCTGGTCCTCCTCTACTGCGCGCGCTACTTCCGCAGCTCGGAGGAGGGGCTCGGCCGGTTCGCGGGTCTCCTCGTGGCGTTCGCGGGCGTCATGTTCGGGCTCGTCCTCGCCGACGACGTGTTCGTGCTCTTCACCTTCTGGGAGGCGACGAGCGTCCTCTCCTACCTCCTCATCGGCCACTACACGGGCAAGAAGGCGAGCCGCGGCGCGGCGCTGCAGGCGCTTCTCGTCACCACGGCGGGCGGGCTCGCCATGCTCGTCGGTCTCGTGATCCTGTCGGTCACCGGCGGCACCACGAGCCTCGCCGCCCTCGTAGCGGATCCGCCCGGCGGCCCGCTGATCCCCGTCGCGGTCGTGCTGATCCTCCTCGGCGCGCTCTCGAAGTCCGCCCTCGTGCCCTTCCACTTCTGGCTGCCCGCCGCCATGGCCGCGCCGACGCCGGTGAGCGCGTACCTGCACGCCGCCGCGATGGTGAAGGCCGGCATCTACCTCGTGGCCCGCCTCGCGCCCGGCTACGCCGACGTGCCCGGCTGGCGCGTCCTGCTCGTCTCGCTCGGCGTCGCGACGATGCTCGTCGGCGGCTGGCGCGCGCTCAAGCAGATGGACCTCAAGCTCGTCCTGGCCTACGGCACGGTCAGCCAGCTGGGGTTCCTCACCGTGGTCGTCGGCTACGGCACGCGCGACGCGGCGCTCGCGGGCGTCGCGCTGCTGCTCGCGCACGCGCTGTTCAAGGCGACGCTGTTCCTCGTCGTCGGCGTCGTCGACCACCGGGCCGGCACGCGCGACCTCCGCAAGATCAGCGGCCTCGGCCGGAAGGCCCCCGTGCTCGCGGTCGTCGCCGCCCTCGCGCTCGCCTCGATGGCGGGCCTCCCGCCCTTCCTCGGCTTCGTCGCGAAGGAGGCCGTGCTCACGGCGTTCCTCACCGACGCGGAGCTCGGCGGCGGGCTCGGCTGGGTCGCGCTCATCGGCGTCTCGGTCGGCTCCTGCCTCACGGTCGCCTACAGCGCGCGCTTCATGTGGGGCGCGTTCGCCCGCAAGCGCGGCGTGGACGAGGTCCAGCCCGTGCACGAGCACCTCGACTTCCTCGTGCCGCCGGCCGTGCTCGCCGCCACCGGCCTCGTGCTCGGCTTCCTCGCGTCGTCCGTCGACGGCTGGATCGCGGGATACGCGGACACGCTCCCGGCCGTCAGCGCCGGCGCCTCCGGCGAGCCCGACCACACGTACCACCTCGCGCTCTGGCACGGGATCGAGCCCGCGCTCCTCATCTCCGCGGGCACGCTCGTGGTGGGCCTCACGATGTTCCGCCTGCGCGACGGGGTCTTCGCGCTGCAGTCGCGCGTGCCGTCCTGGATCGACGCGGCGCGCATCTACTGGGCGTCGATGCGCCTGATCGACCGGGTCGCCGCGCGCACCACCGCGACCACGCAGCGCGGCTCGCTCCCGTTCTACCTCGGCGTGATCCTGCTCGTGCTCATCGGCTCCGTCGGATCCGCCCTCGCGCTCAACCGCTCGTGGCCCACCACCGCCGTGCCGTTCGACCACCCGGCGCAGCCCGTGATCGGCGTCGTGATGATCGTGGCGGCCATCGCCGCCGCCCGCGCCGGCAAGCGCTTCCAGGCCGTCGTGCTGGTGGGCGTCACCGGGTACGGCATGGCCGCGCTCTTCGCCCTGCACGGCGCGCCCGACCTCGCGCTCACGCAGGTGCTGATCGAGACGATCACGCTCGTCGCCTTCGTCCTCGTGCTCCGCCGCCTGCCCGTCCGGCTGGGGGAGCGGAACCGGTCGGTGCACCCGATCTGGCGCGCGTCCATCGGCATCGCGGTCGCCGCGCTCATGTCCACCGTCGCGGTCGTCGCGCTCGGCGCCCGCGTCGCGTCGCCCATCTCGCTGGAGTTCCCGCGCCTCGCCTACGAGCAGGGCCACGGCAGCAACGTCGTCAACGTCACGCTGGTCGACCTCCGCGGCTGGGACACCATGGGGGAGATCTCGGTGCTCATCGTCGCGGCCACGGGCGTCGCGAGCCTCATCTTCCTCAACCGCCGCACCGACTCGCTGCCGCGCCTGACCGCGCCGTCGCGCCGCAGCCTCCTCGCGCGGCTCACCGGGCGGCACGACCCGTCCTCCGCGGGCGCCGAGGCGCCGCTCGAGGTCGAGGCCGGCGTCGGCGGGCCGCGCATGGACGCGCGCGACGCGGTCACGGACTCGCACCGCGACCAGCGCAGCCCCTGGCTCCTCGCCGGCCGCACGCTCGCGCCGCAGAACCGGTCGATCCTCCTCGAGGTCGTCGTGCGCCTCCTCTTCCACAGCCTCATCGTGGTGTCCGTGTACCTCCTCTTCTCGGGCCACAACCTGCCGGGCGGCGGATTCGCGGGCGGGCTCCTGGCGGGCATGGCGCTCGTCGCGCGCTACCTGGCGGGCGGCCGCTACGAGCTCGGCGCCGCGGCCCCGGTCGACGCGGGACGCGTCCTCGGCACGGGTCTCGTCTTCGCGGTCGGCACGGCGATCGTCCCGCTCGTCTTCGGCGCCGACGCCCTCACCTCCACGTGGATCGACACCGAGGTGCCCTTCGTGGGCCACGTCGAGTTCGTCACGAGCACCTTCTTCGACGTCGGCGTCTACCTCGTCGTCGTCGGCCTCACGCTCGACGTGCTCCGCAGCCTCGGCGCGGAGGTCGACCGCCAGGAGGAGAGCGACCGGACGGTCGAGCAGGGAGCGGACGGCATGGAGACCGAGCAGGGGGTGAGCGTGTGA
- a CDS encoding Na(+)/H(+) antiporter subunit C yields MSVSVTLIVIMAALYATGIYLMLERSMTRVLLGFLLVGNATNILILIMSGRVGLAPIYDPDVDPADYADPLPQALILTAIVITFGVSAFLMALIYRSWRLANADVVTDDEDDLAMRGPRTGLGEEPTVPDDDDTEFGTNAEAAIASARKLRDNRSDLEEAIDDSADDDDDRDFRTRRAEKETGEDR; encoded by the coding sequence GTGAGCGTCTCCGTCACCCTCATCGTGATCATGGCCGCGCTGTACGCCACGGGCATCTACCTGATGCTCGAGCGCAGCATGACGCGCGTGCTGCTCGGCTTCCTGCTGGTGGGCAACGCGACCAACATCCTCATCCTCATCATGTCCGGCCGCGTGGGGCTGGCGCCCATCTACGACCCGGACGTGGATCCGGCCGACTACGCCGACCCGCTGCCGCAGGCCCTCATCCTCACGGCCATCGTCATCACCTTCGGCGTCTCGGCCTTCCTCATGGCGCTCATCTACCGCTCCTGGCGGCTGGCCAACGCCGACGTGGTGACGGACGACGAGGACGACCTCGCGATGCGCGGTCCCCGCACGGGCCTCGGAGAGGAGCCCACGGTCCCCGACGACGACGACACCGAGTTCGGCACCAACGCCGAGGCCGCGATCGCCTCCGCCCGCAAGCTGCGCGACAACCGATCCGACCTGGAAGAGGCCATCGACGACTCCGCCGACGACGACGACGACCGCGACTTCCGTACGAGGCGCGCCGAGAAGGAGACGGGGGAGGACCGTTGA